One Tiliqua scincoides isolate rTilSci1 chromosome 9, rTilSci1.hap2, whole genome shotgun sequence DNA segment encodes these proteins:
- the CALML6 gene encoding calmodulin-like protein 6: MDVMESKWTRDSGPVTTKTLTPEQITEYKGIFEMFDEEGNGLVKTNELERLMSLIGINPTKRELATMAKDVDKDNKGTFNCDGFLALMGIYHEKAKNQDEELRAAFKVFDQEHKGYIEWNTLKYVLMNAGEPLNEHEAELMMKEADKDGDGTIDYEEFVAMMTGESFKLTQ; encoded by the exons ATGGATGTCATGGAGTCCAAGTGGACTCGTGATTCAGGGCCAGTGACT ACAAAAACACTGACCCCCGAGCAGATTACGGAATATAAGGGCATCTTTGAGATGTTTGATGAAGAAGGCAACGGCCTGGTCAAGACCAACGAGCTGGAGCGGCTCATGAGCTTGATTGGCATCAACCCAACCAAGAGAGAACTGGCGACGATGGCAAAGGATGTCGACAAAGACA ATAAAGGCACCTTCAACTGTGACGGATTCCTGGCTTTGATGGGAATTTACCATGAAAAAGCCAAAAACCAGGACGAAGAGCTCCGGGCTGCTTTCAAGGTCTTTGATCAGGAGCACAAAGGCTACATTGAGTGGAACACCCTCAA GTACGTGCTGATGAATGCTGGGGAGCCACTGAACGAGCACGAAGCTGAGCTCATGATGAAAGAAGCCGACAAGGACGGCGATGGGACCATTGATTATGAAG